The genomic DNA AGTGCTAAAACTTTCTAGACAAGGTTCACTGGGCTCTTTCATTGCCACCTACTAGTATTCAGAAGTCGGGACTTATTTATAGGAAGTTAAGTTGCTGCCAATAAAGGTTTATTACATAGACATAATTGAAACTTTACTAAATGACATCTTAAAGAGGCACATATCCCTGTAAGCGTTGTATACAGGAGTTATCTTAGGAGGAGCAGTGATTATAATTAGCGGGGTGTAGTTCTAGTCAGTGTTATTCTGAGTGCATTACATTCAAAACTGGAAGTGTTGTTATGCTAATTCCTGTAATTAACTGACACACTAATTGGCAGTCTGTCCGCTCTCCTTTTCTCTACCCCttttgtaaaatgtgtgtgtgtgtgtgtgtgtgtgtgtgtgtgtgtgtgtgtgtgtgtgtgtgtgtgtgtgtgtgtgtgtgtgtgtgtgtgtgtgtgtgtgtgtgtgtctgatttcTGTTCGTTGCCATGGTATTCAACGATCAAGTGCAGATTGGTGCTTTAATTCAACAGCATCTTCTTCTGTCTGTTCAGTTCATTTTGTTCATCAAGAGAACTGAAGAATAATATTACCATAGTGTGCTACAGTACTTATATGCTAAGGATGCATACAGAGAAAAACTAATCGGAAAGTATGacaatacatgcatacataatgCCGTAAGACAttatacaaaatacatacacaatttgtcagcttttgtttcCTCTTGCTTTTTCAAACATTTGTAGGTGTTTGGTGTCCAGCAGAACCAGGACTCCTCTAGTCTGTCAGATCTGAAaggagaaggaaaaggaaaggagacaggagagacgGGGAAAGAGGTAGAAAAACTGCACGTTAACAGCTtatttgtctttcactttcatttTGTTCCTTTTTGGTTCACATTTGGTTCCCCCTTGttgtccctctctttctctgcctgtctttctctACCTCTCCTCATATGTTCACCTATACACAAGTGTTCATTGCTACAATAATCAATAATGATGTTGACCACTCATTCTTGTAAAAAATGACAGTGTTTCATTATGCCTCTCAGACCAGGCTGAGCTTCATAGTGCGAGTCAAAGTCACTCTCATGGCTTGACAGCTCTACTCCCCTAGCCTGCTCATGGGAGTAGGCTAGTCCTCCCTGAGACTGACCTAGATCATACATGTGGAGAGACATGCTCGGCCCTCGAGGCAATTTCATAGGAGGGAGGAGACAATGTCTAtgagcattttcttttttagtctTTTATGCCATTTAGCTAGACGTCTCTAGTAAAATGAGAAGcaattgttttgtttcttttcttaaaaCCTTCTTGTACGATGACGGTGATGTTGGTGTGGCAGATTAAAGCTTACAAGCAGACATATTTTGATATCCAAGTAAAATTGCAAGAAGAGATAATTTGTCTTAATACCACACCCTTCATTCCTACAAACTAAATACTTTCCATCATCATGTAATCTCACTCATGATCTGCCCTGTATATTTTGTGCCACGAACAATTGACTGAACTGCTCTTTTTTTTACTCCTGTTTCCTACTCTCTTGTTACCCCACCCCCCTCTTGTGTCCCCTCAGGCTCTTCCTAGCGACTCGAGTTGGGTCTCTGAGTGGGCCAGTCTAGCTGCCAATCACACCAGGACAGACCCAGAGGGCTCAGGAGCAGAAACAGCTGCCTTCCTCCACAAAGAGAGAGGTACACAGTCACTGCACAGAATGCATAAGCTTAAATGAAATGTTGAGCTGAAGTAGAGAGTTTttaaatacaatacattttccCTTAAAAGCATGTACAGTACAAAGCAGCACTAAGAATCACTTGAATGTGCTTTTAATTTATGTGGAGGAAAGAAATCTTGAATCTCAGTTAAatttgtcttttgtattttaggAACTGATGCCTTTGAGTCCGGTGCCTCCCTCAGCAGAGGAGAATCCTCCTCCAGTCTGACTGACCGTAAGCGCAGGACCCTCCCCCAGCTCCCTGTGGATGATCCCCGGGCTAAATCCAGCACCAAAGCTCTTGGACTGAGGTCCGAGATTGGGGAGAAACAGGACACTGAACCCCAGGAGAAAGAGAACAAGGGAGACGGGGAGTCCCCGACTCCCATGAGGGACAGTGAGATGACCAGTAAACGTAAACAAAGCTCCACCTCTTCTCCATCCAAGGCTCCTGTCCGGTCCTCTGGCAGCACTGAGCGGAGGAAGAAGtctgaggagaggaaaggaggaggaggaacaggAGAAGTAGGAGAGAAGTCTGGGAAGCCTCTAGTGCGCCAGGGCAGCTTCACAATTGAGAAGCCCAGCACTAATGTCCCTGCAGAGCTCATCCCACGCATCAATAGAGGCGGCAGTGGGCGCGAGCGCAGTGACTCTGTGGGCAGCATGGATACTGCTACGCTCCTGAAGGACACTGAAGCTGTCATGGCATTCCTGGAGGCCAAACTAAGAGATGAAAACAAACTAGACCAGAAAAGTGGTAAAACTGGTGTCCCTCCTCGGACTGACTCCATCTCTCCTGAGTCAGATGTTGACACGGCCAGCACAGCTAGTCATGTGgctggagaggcagagagaaaaacaataGCTGGCGGCGAACATAAACCACGTTCCTTCAGCAGCATGCACCGGGAGAAGAGCAACATGAGCACAGTTTCCAGGACCAGTGTCTCTAACGCAAGTGCCCGTGACCGCTTGGAGAGGAAGACTAAAACAAGAACTGTGGAGGCAAGCCGGACTGATGCGCGGCGCTCTGTTCAGCcatcctctgcctcctccagaGCACGCCAGCCTTCTCTAGATCTCACTGATGATGACCAGACATCTTCCTTCCCCATCTCTGACATCCTCTCCTCAGATCAGGAGACCTACTCTGGACCTTTGGGGCGCTCAGCACACGGACGTGGCTCAGATGATGTTCTTCATTCCAAACTTGATAGCCGGTCTGCTAAAACCTCTAAAACGAGGAGCAGTGTCCAGGCAGCCACAACCTCCTCTCTGAGCAAGCAGGCCTCATTGCCTCAGCCACGGCCCACAAGAGCCTCCCTTCTTCGCCGCGCCCGGCTGGGGGATACCTCTGACACGGATCTAGCTGATGCAGACAGGGTGTCTGTGGCTTCTGAGGTGTCCACCACCAGCTCCACCTCGAGGCCGCCATCTGGTCGAAAGGGACCGTCACGACTTGACATGCTGGCTCAGCCGCGTAGGACCCGTCTGGGCTCCATCTCAGCTCGCAGTGACTCCGAGTGTACAGTGACGCGGAGCTCCACCTCTTCACCCCGTCTGTCAGCTGAGACTGCTCTGCGTCTGGGCCTGCGCTCATCAACACCAACAGAGAGCAGACTGACACCCAGGATGAGGGCCAACAGCGTATCCAAACTGAATGAGGTCAAGAGTAAAACCACTACATCTGGATACTGCTCGCCCACAGGTGAGCACATCAACTGGATGCCTCATTTCTGGTTTATTCTGGTTTTCTcatgaatacttttttttttaattgtccaTCAAGGTTTCTTATTATataatttctgtttttcaaAAAAGAATGCGGTGTATAGATCAAGTTCACAATGTCTTTACACCATAGCATACCTCATTATGTGTCAGTGTGTAAACATTTGTCTGTAAACATTTTCACTGTGTTGTGACAAACTTTTGCGTTGGTTGTTATCATCCAGAGAGCTCTCAGCTCGAACCTGAGGGCGGTGATGGAGAGGAAGAGCTGATGGGTACTGTACCAGAACTGTAGagccttggtgtgtgtgtgtgtgtgtgtgtgtgtgtgtgtgtgtgtgtgtgtgtgtgtgtgtgtgtgtgtgtgtgtgtgtgtgtgtgtgtgtgtgtgtgtgtgtgtgtgtgtgtgtgtgtgtgtgtgtcagacctgGGTCACAGCAATAGAAGCCACTCAATTCTGTCAATTCATGTAAAGTCCTTTGTTATGCAACATACACACTATATTATACACAATATTTTACATATAGATTCAGATTTTACAATAAAATTTTAAATTTGTTGAAAATACTTTTCTAGATGTAAATTGAAAAGTGTAGTTTGTAGTGTTAGTACATCACATAAAGACATTTCAGTGAGTAAAGTTGAAGTACGGTGACCCAGCTCTAGCATAtgttgcctttgtgtgtgtgtgtgtgtgtgtgtttccccgACATTCATCAAATGATGCTGTGATGAAGACCCCAATGCTCTACTCACAGTCTGTTAAACATTGGAGTTTAAACTTCAAAACCCATGAGCAAATGGTTTTGGAATAGTGCTCCACCTTGTGGAGATTTGTATTCATGACACTTCCACTTTATCCCATTTTACCCTTGAGAGACTGATAGAGCATGGTGTTGTCTCATCATGGTGCAGCAACGTTAATGCAGCCTGTGTGTGACCATTCTGAAGCAGCTTTACATATCCCTGGCTCTATCAAGGTGTTATGTAACTTTGTTGGATGCTTTTGGCGGCTGCCTGGGGTGGGAAGCTTTTAGATAATTCAagtagtttctttttttgctgctgTCTCTGTTGTTTTAAATGCGTTTTTATCAATGTAAAAACATTCCTGTATAACAACTTAACTTGTCAACTTAACAAACTaagatacaacaaaaaaattTTTATTATCTATTATTCACAGGCCCtcatttttaattttagttCCAGAAGGATGAACATTGCATAGAATGTTATTGGAACCGAAACTTCACTTTGTAAAATAAAGTATATCTACATTTGTTTATGTCCATAATCACAAAGACCCCTACTCCTCCATGATCTACTACTTGCATTATATTTGAATTATGTCCGCAGGATCAGCTGTTGGCTGCGTCAGTAACAAAGCCTCTCATGTTCACAAGCTCATTTATTAACCTCATGAGTAACAAATGTCTAATGTCAAATGTCTATGACTAAATGTATTGCCCTTTCCATTACCTTCACAGTGTCCAGTAGCAGCAGGTGGAGACGTCTGCCGCCCGAGTACGGCTCCACCTCAGAGGAAGAGTTTGGCTCCAACAGGAATTCTCCGAAGCACGGAGGACGCTCCCACATGCGGCCTCATCACCTCGCCCCACACCGCAGCTCGAGACTTAGCACCACCGCGAGCCCAGGCTCCGGTGTGGTAACGGGTCCGGGTGGAGGGGCAATCAAACACCGCATGAAAGAGCAAGAGGAGTACATCAAGGACTGGACAGCACACAGCGAGGAGATAGCAAGGTATTGATCTGTGCCTCTCTGTATAAGACTGATCTATTAACTGATACAATAATTTAATCTTTCATGAATCTATGTAATGTTTTATTAAGATTATGGTAATGCAATGTTTATTAAGAGCCTTTAATGGCTTAACTTTTATCTTGATGTGTATGTGATTAAAGGTTCTTGTGTATGCAAGTGGCATGTGTTCATAAAAATGTCTAAAGAACTCCTCCATGTGTCTGATGGTTAACAGGTTATTCCCCTGTGTGCGCAGGATCAGCCAGGACCTGGCTAAGGACTTGGCTATCTTGGCCCGTGAGATCCACGATGTGGCTGGCGAGATCGACTCGGTCAGCTCATCTGGCACGGCACCCAGCACCACCGTCAGCACCGCCGCCACCACCCCGGGATCGGCCATCGACACCCGGGAAGAGGTAGGCCCTGCACGTCCCACGCAGCCGGACATACAGGAGAGCATGAGAAAGGTGCccgtttttcttcttctatcaTTGCCTCACTGTGTGTGCTTCCATTGTGTCTTTGCCATCCCTCCTTTGTTGTTTCTTGGATAAAAAAAGGCCTCTCTGTTGCTTTGTAGCTTCATCTGCTGTGAGAGGTATTCATTTATATTCTGCTCCACTTCCATCCCTTTATTATTTTTGCCATGATAGGATTTACCTATTAATATAATATAGGActaaatctgacttttttggCACTTAAAGCTTTAAAGCTGCTTAGCTCTCCCTGACAGAGTTCCTAATTCCTTCATTTCTAACAAATCTCAATTTAACTCTATCAAACAAAGATGAAATAACACTGTGAGAAATGTCTGCAAGTTTTTGAATTTTATTTCACTCTCACTTCTACATTTCTCCTTGTCTTTGCCCAGTTGGTGGATCGGGTGTTTGATGAGAGCCTCAACTTCAAGAAGATTCCGCCTGTGATTACAACCAATAAGGCGCCAGAGATCAACGGCAAGCCGGTGGAGCTCCGCCCCCGTGCCCCTGACAGTCTGGAGCCCCGAGCTCTGAGGAGACGAACCTGGAACCGAGAGGAGGTGAGAAGCAACGCAGAGAGCATGACATCAAAAATATACTAACCCGGAGGCTTTCACAAGAACACTTTTCAGCAATCACCTTCAGGTTGTCACATGTCAAActtattttcttttcctctgtgtATTCAGGCAGTGTTGGACAGCCTGCTGCTCAATTCCGTTTCTCAGCTGTCCACCAAGATAAGACACTCCATCGACAAAACAGCAGGAAAAATCAGGTAATTATACTTTGTGATATTATAACCATCTGTAAGTTTGTAAGTGTATCTATCCATCAGTGTGTcattgtgtttctttgtttacaCTGCGAATCAACATGTGTCCTGTTGTTATTTTTTGTCAAGGATATTGTTTAAAGATAAGGACAGGAACTGGGAGGAAATTGAGAGTAAACTGCGATCGGAGAGTGACGTTCCACTCCTGAAAACCTCCAACAAGGTACAGAAACCGATCTATCTGAGTAATATTTGATAACAAGAAAAGTGTAGTATTATTGGGAGCTaatagttttgttttattttcttcctctctgcagGAAATCTCCTCAATTCTGCTTGAACTGAAGAGAGTTGACAAGCAGCTTCAAGGTAAAGACACATACCCCCAGTATATATTAATAGTAGTACTAATAACAAATTTGACGTTACCTGGACTAAAACACACTTGAACCAGCTGTTGTATACAATTATGGGTATTTCTATAAtctcattttatttgtttatttgcattCTATGATAGAGGAGGACATGAATATTGACAAAAACTAAAGCTTTGAACACTTGGCTTCAAATCTGAAGTATTTCtctataatataaaatattcaggactaaataagcaacaattaaagtaaagaaaacattgagttTGAGTAACACTCATACACTAGTAAGAAACCAACTAAGGAAATAGGTTTTCAGAGCCTTTATTACAAACCAAGCTCTAAAGTTTATTTTAgctgtgaatatatatattgacTTTAAAACAAATTTCTCCACACATTGATTATCTCCCTGTTTCTGTCCCAGTGATCAATGTGATGGTAGACCCAGATGGGACTCTGGACGCCCTGGCCAGCCTCGGCCTGACCAGCCCTACCACCCCTACCAAGCCCCAAACCGCCAAAACAACTTCCCCGTCTGCCACCAGCCCTGGGTCTGCGCCCCCAGCCAAAGAATCACTGCCGGAGATCCTTCCTGGGCCTGGAGGCTCAGCAGCCGTGGCCAGGGTTCATGCTCCCCGCGCCAGCCCAGAGGAGACTGCTCGGGACCCCAGCGTGAGTCTCGGGTTAACAGGAGTCGGAGGACTGCCCTTCAACCGCATGCGGCCGAGCGGAGAGGAGGCCATCGCACAGAAGTGAACACAAAGTTTCCCTGAAATCAATGTTATGTGAATAAACATGAGTCTCGATTGCAGTGCAGGTAGCTGGTGATCAGTTTTCACAAATAAGAAGCAGGTGTGGAAACATTTAAACCGTTGCCATTGTGCTGACTACACCAGTAGATTATGGATATAATATAAACACAATTTAGCTAGTGTTACCAGACCTGGAGGAAATGAAGTGCTTCAACTGACATAAACCCCCTGCTTATGCGTCATGAATATTCCCTTGAACAGAAATTCACCCATGAATGATTTGGATAGAGTCATTTTATCAGCTTTTCAACTTTAAACTGTTCATGCTTACTGGCCAACTTGACTTCCTGACGGACTGAAGGCTGCCTGGCTGCTCTCTCAGTGGACAGATTCTCTGTGGTTGCACAGTCTCCACTCTCCTCCAGTCTTCTCCTCTTGCCTTCTCCATGTGTCTGGACCCTACCTACACTAAGGACATGCCTTAAAACACATCCTCAAAAGTAGCAGCCCCTGTCCCCTCAAATAATATACAGAACAACTAAGACTTGAATACAGTACTTTCAGACAAACAGAATGCATTGTAAAATAACACTTGCAAAATATGTTCTATGGACACTATAACTTAAATACAGCACACTGCAGTTATTTATCAGCTCTTGTTCAGCAGCCTTAAGTAACCACCCTGACAAACCACACAGTCATACAGACATTATTTATGCCTGAAACTGTTCACAAATCAAGCAGAATTGCAGATGTTTTAGATATGTCATGACTCTAACCGTCCATTGATGCCTCTCTGAAACTGACTATGTTAAAAAAGGAATTGTAGTGCCCATCTCTGTGCTCACTTATTTCTACTTTACCCATTATGTTTCACTTTTTTCCTCCCTCCATTTCTCTCCCCAGTAGTTGGAAAAAGTGTCACTCCAGTAGCATGTACAAGACAGAGCTTAGAGCTTTCTTCCTGCAAGTTGGTGTCTGTGTTGATCTTACTAATTACTGAATGGTAGTTTTACACGAAAATAACAGCCTTTGGGAAACCAATGATCATTTTCAGATAAATTAATCACTTACCAAAGTTAACAAGTTTATTAACATTGTCGTTTTCAAACAGTTGAGCCATCTTGAAATTCATGTTGTGCAAAAGCCTGAGACTCTGTATTTATCTTAAGTCTCTCCTTCCTCTGCAGTTCACCCTTTTTCTCTGAATGTCAAGACAATTTTTAGttaatttattataataaaacCCTTTTTGCTACAGTACATCCACCTAAGTGTTTTATGATTTCCAATTGgcctttttctactttttgcaGTCACAGGTGATGTGATATGtctttaaactagcaaagatgAGCAAAGAAATTAACAGTTTAAActaaatattttataatatttagataCTGGTATTGTAGATATTGTAGACCTTTACTTTTTAATGCTTTGAATCCCCTTACAGTgaatttcaatttctttttctaTCATTGCTGGAATTGGTTTTAGTTAACGTCTTGTTAAAAAGAACACGGGCAACTAACAAGGAGGCCTTTTGTGGTTGAAAATGTGTCTTTGAGGAACGTCAGTGAGTAGAAATGAACATGTTTGAAAGTTAGCTTCCCATCTATTTCATGAATTTTTGCTCGTAATGTGGCTTCGTATCAGTGTGTAtacagtggtggtggtggggaggAGTTCCAGCATACTGATACTGTTGAATTGCAGAGACAGTATAGTTAACCTTTCTTATTGACTTTGCTGCTTTTCTAGTTACTTAATGGGGACTAACCATTTTCTGAATCTCTCTCTTTAGCGTATAGTCTGTGTTCTAGAGTAATATGACTTAAACTTAAAGACAGTGTATTAGTACTTAGATACTCTTGCAATAGTGAATTTAGGTACCAGAATACAGTACATGTTCATTTCCTTCTCTCTATACTGTACAATGTTTTTTAATGCCTCAAAGTGCCCATTTTGACTATAGAAGGGCAttgattaaaagaaaagaaaaatacatagtTGTCTAAAAGATTTCTCTTATTTTGCACATCAGATTGTAGTGTTTTTCATACAGACGTAGTAAAGAAGCAGCGAAAGGCTGCATCAAATGTCAAATGGTTTAACAGAGAATGATATTAGACGTGACTGCCTTGCCTCTCTGGAACTATTCTTTCTCTACAAACGAAGCCTATAAtctctaaaaatgttttttttcctcccccgTTTTAtcaaaagaaattaaattaGGGGACTGTGAATGCTAggtacatgtttattttttaattctaCATGTGTCATCTAATCAGTgttctttgtcatttttgtaaagaaaaaacaccattttatttattttttgtttaatattttgtGGATGTTTCATGCATTTTATATTTGTTCCACTATCTGCATTGTTTGTTACTGTTAATAAAACAGAGCCATTCACTTGTTTATCTATTTTCATTTTACTGGGAATGAAACTGGACTGACTTCAGATTATAATTTCTATGGGATTCtgcttttgaaaattaaactttgtttttgtaCACAGGCAGACAAGTGCCTTATATGTTTAATCAAAGAAAATGCAAAGGGTTAATTCAGATTGAATTAACATAATTCTTACTGAATAAAAGTAGACCTGTCTAATCTCTGGATACAGAGACTATAAATGTGGTATTACATATACAATATAAGCACCAATGAGCATATTCAAACTACAGTGTCAGCTAAATGCTGTGCTTAGCGCTTAATGGATGACTGATGAAAAGCTGTTATGTGAGACCTACGGCAGCAGTTTCGGCAAGTCTCTTACTGC from Sander lucioperca isolate FBNREF2018 chromosome 15, SLUC_FBN_1.2, whole genome shotgun sequence includes the following:
- the cep170aa gene encoding centrosomal protein of 170 kDa isoform X10, translated to MPTKEGHISNNGIHEIPTKDTEGTTTHTNAAQGHASFTIEFDNTSPGKVTIKDHVSKFTPDHHRSRSKKSGAGSGGAGGRDLSTLQAAMMASESKVADWLAQNDPTLVRSESTEDDSKSIKSDVPVHLKRLKGEGSKHDDGTQSDSENGLGLRFANRRHALEERLKAAHGHVGAGGGNITVSGSKTSGSRTAFMIEFYDEENHRKRRSYSFSQTAPLQGIGAGGEGLFPQPPSHPKVFSISTSATTASDSGKVPAPIPATVTAGAPTAARVLLKQRSEDPSIGRSSASTGLATGSPTSPSEDASVVGRGGGTAGGEAEDDHSDKGTYTIELENRNAEEEEARRMIDKVFGVQQNQDSSSLSDLKGEGKGKETGETGKEALPSDSSWVSEWASLAANHTRTDPEGSGAETAAFLHKERGTDAFESGASLSRGESSSSLTDRKRRTLPQLPVDDPRAKSSTKALGLRSEIGEKQDTEPQEKENKGDGESPTPMRDSEMTSKRKQSSTSSPSKAPVRSSGSTERRKKSEERKGGGGTGEVGEKSGKPLVRQGSFTIEKPSTNVPAELIPRINRGGSGRERSDSVGSMDTATLLKDTEAVMAFLEAKLRDENKLDQKSGKTGVPPRTDSISPESDVDTASTASHVAGEAERKTIAGGEHKPRSFSSMHREKSNMSTVSRTSVSNASARDRLERKTKTRTVEASRTDARRSVQPSSASSRARQPSLDLTDDDQTSSFPISDILSSDQETYSGPLGRSAHGRGSDDVLHSKLDSRSAKTSKTRSSVQAATTSSLSKQASLPQPRPTRASLLRRARLGDTSDTDLADADRVSVASEVSTTSSTSRPPSGRKGPSRLDMLAQPRRTRLGSISARSDSECTVTRSSTSSPRLSAETALRLGLRSSTPTESRLTPRMRANSVSKLNEVKSKTTTSGYCSPTESSQLEPEGGDGEEELMVSSSSRWRRLPPEYGSTSEEEFGSNRNSPKHGGRSHMRPHHLAPHRSSRLSTTASPGSGVVTGPGGGAIKHRMKEQEEYIKDWTAHSEEIARLFPCVRRISQDLAKDLAILAREIHDVAGEIDSVSSSGTAPSTTVSTAATTPGSAIDTREEVGPARPTQPDIQESMRKLVDRVFDESLNFKKIPPVITTNKAPEINGKPVELRPRAPDSLEPRALRRRTWNREEAVLDSLLLNSVSQLSTKIRHSIDKTAGKIRILFKDKDRNWEEIESKLRSESDVPLLKTSNKEISSILLELKRVDKQLQVINVMVDPDGTLDALASLGLTSPTTPTKPQTAKTTSPSATSPGSAPPAKESLPEILPGPGGSAAVARVHAPRASPEETARDPSVSLGLTGVGGLPFNRMRPSGEEAIAQK